The proteins below are encoded in one region of Clostridium estertheticum:
- a CDS encoding GNAT family N-acetyltransferase, protein MEYIKINGKKYKFIIGTGEDDKFRISFNALTKKTFGFDFEQWYQYGYWKNQFLPFSLMDGDVVVSNVSVNIMNFEVLGKSKRYIQLGTVMTDVAYRNKGLGRVIMEKIIEEWKDKCDLLYLFANDSVLNFYPKFGFTTLNQYQCTKFISKHDKNGLVKKLDMTNKCDRALVYDKANVPSSLAKISMCGNAELIMFYCTLDMTDSVYYIQDYDAVIIANFVGDTIEVLNVFCKEDILLDKMLDYLVDENIKREKLYFTPKETDSYLIKPVEGEGTLFALGEDTLLLANNQFMFPKLSHT, encoded by the coding sequence ATGGAATATATAAAAATTAATGGTAAAAAGTATAAATTTATTATCGGAACTGGTGAAGATGATAAATTTAGAATAAGTTTTAACGCTTTAACTAAGAAGACATTTGGATTTGATTTTGAACAGTGGTATCAATACGGATACTGGAAAAATCAATTTTTACCTTTTTCACTCATGGATGGGGACGTTGTTGTTTCTAATGTGTCAGTAAACATAATGAACTTTGAGGTTTTGGGGAAATCAAAACGTTATATTCAATTAGGAACAGTGATGACTGATGTTGCTTATAGAAATAAGGGACTTGGTAGAGTAATCATGGAAAAGATCATTGAAGAATGGAAAGATAAATGTGATTTACTTTATTTATTTGCGAATGACTCAGTACTCAATTTTTACCCGAAATTTGGGTTTACTACATTAAACCAATATCAATGTACAAAATTTATAAGTAAACATGATAAAAATGGACTTGTAAAAAAATTAGATATGACTAATAAATGTGACAGAGCATTAGTGTATGATAAAGCAAATGTTCCTTCTTCATTAGCTAAAATTTCTATGTGTGGTAATGCGGAATTGATTATGTTTTATTGTACTTTGGATATGACTGACAGTGTTTATTATATTCAAGATTATGATGCAGTTATAATTGCAAATTTTGTTGGGGATACAATAGAAGTACTAAATGTCTTTTGCAAAGAAGATATTTTGTTAGATAAAATGCTTGATTATTTGGTAGATGAAAACATAAAAAGGGAAAAACTTTATTTTACACCAAAAGAAACTGATTCTTATTTGATTAAGCCAGTAGAAGGAGAGGGTACTTTATTTGCTCTAGGGGAAGATACACTGTTACTTGCGAATAATCAATTTATGTTTCCAAAGTTATCGCACACTTAA
- a CDS encoding GNAT family N-acetyltransferase has translation MEYKFIKTSFNENKAMFFKYFNSLSGIYDNFLESHILKSDLYSIYIDNNNKGYFAIYEDRLLTQFYVDISAMKYAQSIFKDILEQYHVKGAFVPTCDELLLSLSLDFHKRVNMQAYFFDENKNSMYEIKPPMYNRNLLRVATEIDTPAIKELSDNFFDTFQYSSLQNKIYILEKNDEILGFGIIEDCNIFTEYKATGMFTVAKYRQKGVGRSIILHLRDICHENGFKPLTGCWYHNYNSKNTLESCGYISNTRLLNVEF, from the coding sequence TTGGAGTATAAATTTATAAAAACTTCATTTAACGAAAATAAAGCTATGTTTTTTAAATATTTTAATAGTTTAAGTGGGATTTATGATAATTTCCTAGAATCTCATATTTTAAAATCAGATTTATATTCAATATATATTGATAATAATAACAAAGGATATTTTGCAATTTATGAAGACAGACTTCTTACACAATTTTATGTAGATATTAGTGCGATGAAATATGCTCAAAGTATCTTCAAAGATATATTAGAGCAATATCATGTTAAAGGTGCTTTCGTACCAACTTGCGATGAACTTTTATTATCATTATCACTGGATTTTCATAAAAGAGTAAATATGCAGGCCTATTTTTTTGATGAAAACAAAAATTCGATGTATGAAATAAAACCACCAATGTATAATAGGAATCTTTTAAGAGTAGCTACAGAAATAGATACACCTGCTATAAAAGAACTATCAGATAATTTTTTTGATACATTTCAATACAGTTCTTTACAAAATAAAATTTATATATTAGAAAAAAATGATGAAATTTTAGGCTTTGGTATAATAGAAGATTGCAATATTTTTACGGAGTATAAAGCTACGGGTATGTTTACAGTTGCAAAGTATCGCCAAAAGGGAGTTGGAAGAAGTATCATTTTGCATTTAAGGGATATTTGTCATGAAAATGGATTTAAGCCACTAACAGGATGCTGGTACCATAATTATAATTCTAAAAATACATTGGAAAGTTGCGGATATATTAGTAACACTAGACTTTTGAATGTTGAATTTTAG
- a CDS encoding class I SAM-dependent methyltransferase: MSNVQNIYDNEIFFEGYRKLRDNKINYNNIQEKPAMQSLLPDMAGKTVLDLGCGFGENCVDFLNRGAVRVIGVDISEKMLSIAKVDNAFENIEYIHLDMNDINTIEEKFDIVYSSLAFHYVKSFSKLLRDINYLLKDNGLLIYSQEHPLTTAPKQGPIWTLDENKKPLFYNLSDYMESGERSVKWFVEGVIKYHRPFSEIINTLIETGFKIETMLEPLPDKEALELIPNMKKDIHKPNFLLIKAVKIQ, translated from the coding sequence ATGTCTAATGTTCAAAATATATATGATAACGAAATTTTCTTTGAAGGATACAGGAAGCTTCGAGATAACAAAATTAATTACAACAATATTCAGGAAAAACCTGCAATGCAAAGTTTGCTCCCTGATATGGCCGGAAAAACTGTACTTGATTTAGGTTGTGGTTTTGGAGAAAATTGCGTTGATTTTTTAAATAGGGGAGCTGTAAGGGTTATAGGTGTTGATATCTCAGAAAAAATGCTATCAATTGCAAAAGTTGATAATGCCTTTGAAAATATTGAATACATACATCTTGATATGAATGATATAAACACAATAGAGGAGAAGTTTGATATAGTTTATAGTTCCCTTGCCTTTCATTATGTTAAATCTTTTAGTAAATTACTTAGAGACATAAATTATTTACTAAAAGATAATGGCTTGCTTATTTATTCACAAGAGCATCCGCTTACCACAGCTCCAAAACAAGGTCCAATATGGACATTAGATGAAAATAAAAAACCTTTGTTTTATAATCTTTCTGACTATATGGAAAGTGGTGAACGTAGTGTGAAATGGTTTGTTGAAGGTGTAATAAAATATCATAGACCGTTTTCTGAAATTATAAACACTCTAATCGAAACGGGATTTAAAATAGAAACAATGCTTGAACCATTACCAGACAAGGAAGCTTTAGAACTTATACCGAACATGAAAAAAGATATCCATAAACCAAATTTTTTATTAATTAAAGCTGTAAAAATTCAATAA
- the clpX gene encoding ATP-dependent Clp protease ATP-binding subunit ClpX — MLNKRSIAINPQQEEEVYENITSEETRITITPKMIKGLLDQSIIGQEGAKIELSIELHNHMIRIATGIDLEKHNILLTGPTGTGKTLLAKKLSDIAQVPFVIGDATSLTEAGYVGDDIESMIYSLLVRAEGDIELAQKGIIFIDELDKIAKKGETMTITRDVSGEGVQQGLLKMVEGSIVRVPEGGGRKNPTSKMIEVNTTNILFIAGGSFDGIETIVENRLKFSPNNRLKQFTKPGIVRKLGFNVTDNVESTVKNYEKDYEYTKYLRSNIIKKDLQEFGLIPELLGRFQVLSNLDPLSRDNLIEVLKLDTSVFEQYRKIFAYLGKNLEFNNNCFEAIADIAIEEKMGARGLVSIVSRVLRDLRYDAPSEDTKDYYVDKDYILNVYAKINKDLPIIADIEVKVES; from the coding sequence ATGTTAAATAAACGTAGTATAGCAATAAACCCACAGCAAGAAGAGGAAGTTTACGAAAATATAACATCAGAAGAAACAAGGATAACAATAACACCAAAAATGATAAAAGGACTATTAGATCAGTCTATAATAGGCCAAGAAGGGGCTAAAATAGAGTTATCTATAGAATTACATAATCATATGATAAGGATTGCAACTGGTATAGATTTAGAAAAGCATAATATATTACTAACTGGCCCAACAGGTACTGGAAAAACTTTACTAGCCAAAAAATTATCAGATATCGCCCAAGTACCATTTGTTATTGGTGATGCTACAAGTTTGACCGAGGCTGGATATGTTGGTGATGATATTGAGAGTATGATATACTCACTTTTGGTAAGGGCAGAGGGCGATATTGAACTTGCTCAGAAAGGAATTATATTTATTGATGAACTTGATAAGATAGCCAAAAAGGGTGAAACCATGACTATTACAAGAGATGTATCAGGTGAAGGAGTTCAGCAAGGTTTACTTAAGATGGTTGAAGGTAGTATTGTTAGAGTACCAGAAGGGGGCGGTCGTAAAAATCCCACAAGTAAAATGATTGAGGTAAATACAACTAATATTTTATTTATTGCAGGTGGATCTTTTGATGGTATTGAAACTATTGTAGAAAATCGTCTTAAATTCAGTCCGAATAATAGGCTAAAACAGTTTACTAAGCCAGGAATTGTAAGAAAATTAGGTTTTAATGTAACTGACAATGTAGAATCAACTGTAAAGAATTATGAAAAAGATTATGAATATACAAAGTATCTTAGATCAAACATAATTAAAAAAGATTTGCAGGAGTTTGGATTAATTCCAGAGTTACTTGGTAGATTTCAAGTATTATCAAATTTAGATCCATTATCAAGAGATAATCTTATTGAGGTACTTAAGCTTGATACTAGTGTATTCGAACAGTATAGAAAGATATTTGCTTATTTGGGTAAAAATCTTGAGTTTAACAATAATTGCTTTGAAGCAATTGCTGATATAGCTATTGAAGAAAAGATGGGTGCTAGAGGATTAGTTAGTATTGTTTCAAGAGTTTTAAGAGATTTAAGATATGATGCTCCTTCCGAAGACACTAAAGATTACTATGTAGACAAAGACTATATACTTAATGTTTATGCTAAGATAAATAAAGATTTGCCTATAATAGCTGATATAGAAGTTAAAGTAGAATCATAA
- a CDS encoding peptide deformylase yields the protein MVKSIMKDIFFLNQKSELATKADVQVLQDLLDTLKANKEGCVGMAANMIGVKKRIIVISMGDMDVPMINPVIVNKSGQYETEEGCLSLIGVRKTNRFKEIEVEYFDSEFKKRKGKYSGWIAQIIQHEVDHCDGIVI from the coding sequence ATGGTTAAATCAATTATGAAAGACATATTCTTTCTTAATCAAAAATCAGAACTTGCTACAAAAGCAGATGTTCAGGTGTTACAGGATTTGCTCGATACGCTTAAAGCAAATAAAGAAGGCTGTGTAGGAATGGCAGCTAATATGATTGGTGTCAAAAAAAGAATTATTGTGATCAGTATGGGTGATATGGACGTTCCGATGATTAACCCTGTGATAGTTAATAAATCGGGTCAATATGAAACAGAAGAAGGATGCCTTTCACTTATAGGTGTTAGAAAAACTAATAGATTCAAAGAGATAGAAGTAGAGTATTTTGATTCGGAATTTAAGAAGCGAAAGGGAAAATACTCCGGATGGATTGCTCAAATTATTCAACATGAAGTAGACCATTGTGATGGGATAGTCATATAG